TCCTCATGATGGAGCTGAGCGACGACGGGCGCGGCATCGACGTGCTGGTGGTGCGTGCGTCGGCCGAGCGCAAGGGGCTCATCACCTCCGACGAGGGCGCGCGGATGCACGAGGCGCAGATCCGCGACCTCATCTTCCGCCCCGGCTTCAGCACCCGCGTGGATGTCACCGACACCTCGGGCCGCGGCGTGGGCCTGGACGCGGTGCGCTCCGCGGTGGAGTCCATGCAGGGCCGCATCGAGGTGGTGAGCACCAAGGGCTCGGGCACGCGCTTCATGCTCACCGTCCCGGTGGAGCTGGGCAGCTCGCCCGTGCTCACGGTGCGCACCATCGACACCGCGGTGGGCCTGCCCATGCTGGCGGTGGAGTCCACCCAGCTCGCCTCCCAGGACAACCTGCGCATCGGCCGCCTGAGGACGCAGCTGGACTACAACGGGCAGCTCGTGCCGGTGGTGGACCTGGGCGCCCGCCTGGGCCTGCGCGCCTCGGCGCCTCCGTCCGAGGGTCAGCCGCTCATCATCGTCCAGAGTGGTGGCAAGCGCATGGCGCTCGCGGTGGACGCGGTGGTGGGTGATCGCGACCTCGTCATCCGCCCGCTGCCCGCCGAGGTGCGCGACGTGCCCGCCTACCAGGGCGCGGCCATCCTCAGCCGCGGCGAGCTGCTGCTCATCCTTCGCCCGGGTTGGGTGGTGAGCGAGAGCACCCCGCAGGCGGTCGCCATGCCGCAGAGCCGCCGGGCCCTCGTGGTGGACGACTCACTCACGGCTCGCGCGCTCCATCGTGCCATGCTGGAAGCGGGTGGTTTCACCGTGCACCTGGCAGCCAGTGGCGCTCGTGCCATGGAGCGGTTGCAGACGGAGAGTTACGACGTGATCATTTGTGACCTCGAGATGGAGGAGATGAACGGGACCGAGCTCATCGCGACGTTGCGTGGGCAGCCGGACACCAAGGACATCCCCGTCATCCTCGTCTCGGCCAACGACAGCGCGGGCGCAAGAGCGCGCGGGCTGTCCGCGGGTGCCGACGGGTTCCTCAGCAAGCGTGAGTGCGCCGCGGGCCGTCTGCTCGCCGAGGTGCTCGACGTGATGAGCCGGAGGGGGGCCCGGGCATGAGTGGCGGGAAGGATCCC
This is a stretch of genomic DNA from Archangium violaceum. It encodes these proteins:
- a CDS encoding hybrid sensor histidine kinase/response regulator yields the protein MPVDPMLQSLVAGFSSEAQEVCQKVTLDLLELEREGIDNEALSKVYTRLARHLHTLKGSAASLGLQDLSSIAHKLEDALAPLRKDIQPMPRSMVDMLLHGLDLFLLRAQAHADGRGDALPDPTDALAQLVAEAPPPEAAAGRVAAEVEAESEQAPAKAAPARAAPAPAAAAPALSMADDSESIDAGWRVAAHQVTALMREVERLREFRMRLEDRLRDISKAVELLAVRELMAPTARARAVLAAVTAGVRSDGHEATDIVDSLEEGLKSITTRPVRTILEPLQRMVRDLSRQLGKQARLSVVGAEVSLDRRLLEKLKGAMVHLLRNAVDHGIEMPDERERAGKHHEGALTLRVEQQGNILMMELSDDGRGIDVLVVRASAERKGLITSDEGARMHEAQIRDLIFRPGFSTRVDVTDTSGRGVGLDAVRSAVESMQGRIEVVSTKGSGTRFMLTVPVELGSSPVLTVRTIDTAVGLPMLAVESTQLASQDNLRIGRLRTQLDYNGQLVPVVDLGARLGLRASAPPSEGQPLIIVQSGGKRMALAVDAVVGDRDLVIRPLPAEVRDVPAYQGAAILSRGELLLILRPGWVVSESTPQAVAMPQSRRALVVDDSLTARALHRAMLEAGGFTVHLAASGARAMERLQTESYDVIICDLEMEEMNGTELIATLRGQPDTKDIPVILVSANDSAGARARGLSAGADGFLSKRECAAGRLLAEVLDVMSRRGARA